A region from the Candidatus Tenderia electrophaga genome encodes:
- a CDS encoding chemotaxis protein CheR — protein MSREFEFTDKHFQQIRKLVLEHTGIHLSDIKMDMVYSRLARRLRQLHLNSFTDYLELLAQGDDGELGNFVNSITTNLTSFFREQHHFEYLKATVLPQLMRLNAASKTIRIWSAGCSSGEEPYSLAITVKEAIPDKLGWDVRILATDLDTNVIATGSEGVYTLERVNGLPPAVLKRWFYRGTGERAGLVKASSALRDLIIFKQLNLMGDWPVKAGVDVIFCRNVVIYFDKDTQRRLFHRYADILRSDGYLFVGHSETLYKVSERFRLLGKTVYQRMA, from the coding sequence ATGTCGAGGGAATTCGAGTTTACCGATAAGCATTTTCAACAAATTAGAAAGCTGGTTCTAGAGCATACCGGTATTCATCTTTCCGATATCAAGATGGATATGGTCTATAGTCGTTTGGCGCGCCGTCTGCGGCAACTCCATCTCAACTCCTTCACCGACTACCTGGAACTGCTGGCGCAGGGCGATGATGGTGAGCTGGGCAATTTCGTAAACTCCATCACCACCAATCTAACGTCGTTTTTTCGTGAGCAGCATCATTTTGAATATCTGAAGGCCACCGTACTGCCGCAGCTGATGCGACTCAATGCGGCCAGCAAGACCATCCGCATTTGGTCGGCCGGATGTTCCTCCGGTGAAGAGCCTTATAGTCTCGCCATTACAGTGAAGGAGGCCATCCCCGACAAGCTCGGCTGGGACGTCCGCATTCTGGCCACCGACCTCGATACCAACGTGATCGCCACCGGTAGTGAAGGCGTCTATACCTTGGAACGCGTCAACGGCCTGCCTCCGGCGGTGCTGAAACGCTGGTTTTATCGCGGCACGGGTGAGCGCGCCGGTCTGGTCAAGGCTTCCTCGGCGCTGCGTGATTTAATCATATTCAAACAACTCAATCTGATGGGCGACTGGCCCGTCAAAGCGGGGGTCGATGTCATCTTTTGCCGTAACGTGGTGATCTATTTCGATAAGGATACCCAGCGCCGCCTGTTTCACCGCTATGCCGATATCCTGCGCTCCGACGGCTACCTCTTCGTCGGGCATTCAGAAACGCTCTATAAGGTCTCCGAGCGTTTTAGGTTGTTGGGCAAAACCGTTTATCAGAGGATGGCCTGA
- a CDS encoding chemotaxis protein CheD, with translation MTGGFTTARPEARQPKALPGFSHINRYWDKMHDVYAAKILPGEYYVSLEGEMIVTVLGSCVSACIRDSVFGIGGMNHFMLPIGAAGGGSNSTWNNAATRYGNFAMEALINDVLKHGGRRENLELKIFGGGMVMEHMTNIGKQNIAFVHEFIKTEGLKLLAEDLGGIYPRKVHYFPQSGKVRMKKLRSMHNRTIIEREADYMDSLETKPIEGEIDLF, from the coding sequence ATGACAGGCGGATTCACTACAGCGCGGCCGGAGGCGAGGCAGCCTAAGGCATTGCCCGGCTTTTCCCATATCAATCGTTATTGGGACAAGATGCACGATGTCTATGCCGCCAAGATCCTGCCCGGCGAATATTATGTCAGTCTGGAAGGGGAAATGATCGTCACGGTATTGGGCTCTTGTGTCTCGGCCTGTATTCGCGACAGTGTGTTCGGCATCGGTGGCATGAATCACTTCATGCTGCCCATCGGCGCCGCGGGCGGCGGTAGCAACAGCACCTGGAACAATGCCGCCACGCGTTACGGCAATTTCGCTATGGAGGCGTTGATCAACGATGTGCTGAAGCACGGCGGCCGGCGCGAAAATCTGGAGTTGAAGATTTTCGGCGGCGGTATGGTGATGGAGCATATGACCAACATCGGCAAACAGAATATCGCCTTCGTGCATGAATTCATCAAAACCGAGGGGCTCAAGTTATTGGCGGAAGACTTGGGGGGTATCTATCCCCGGAAGGTCCACTATTTTCCCCAGTCCGGCAAGGTGAGGATGAAGAAGCTGCGCTCCATGCACAACAGGACCATTATCGAGCGTGAAGCCGATTATATGGACAGCCTCGAGACCAAGCCCATCGAGGGTGAAATCGATCTGTTCTGA